A genomic segment from Ptychodera flava strain L36383 chromosome 23 unlocalized genomic scaffold, AS_Pfla_20210202 Scaffold_23__1_contigs__length_28996876_pilon, whole genome shotgun sequence encodes:
- the LOC139123979 gene encoding uncharacterized protein — protein sequence MGTQRMSRTFETSLQRYYGGKVLHEYRQWRQFSVSAVHSNIRRDCPCGGPPERKRRLYHQEYRSTTGPFATQKDNDLPCVVCLDGLHSSTILHPARNDCPTGFHLQYHGYLIGAQYTSSTYDSIETTCVDHEGRTVPFTSAAVNGGYLMPVDGKCISGTALPCTHYIDGFELTCAMCSV from the exons ATGGGGACACAGCGAATGTCCCGAACCTTCGAAACTAGTCTACAACG GTATTATGGCGGGAAAGTATTACACGAATACCGGCAGTGGCGGcaattttctgtgtctgccgtTCACTCCAATATACGACGAGACTGTCCTTGTGGAGGGCCTCCAGAACGAAAGAGGCGCTTGTACCACCAGGAGTACCGTTCCACTACTGGTCCGTTCGCCACGCAAAAGGACAACGACCTACCTTGCGTGGTGTGCTTAGACGGGCTGCACAGCAGCACCATACTACACCCAGCGAGAAATGACTGTCCAACCGGCTTTCATCTTCAATATCACGGCTACTTGATCGGGGCGCAGTACACTTCGTCCACCTACGACAGCATAGAAACTACGTGCGTCGATCACGAGGGTAGAACGGTTCCGTTCACCAGCGCTGCGGTCAATGGCGGCTACCTGATGCCCGTTGACGGCAAATGTATATCCGGCACCGCACTACCGTGTACCCATTATATCGATGGTTTCGAACTGACTTGCGCAATGTGTTCAGTTTGA
- the LOC139123980 gene encoding uncharacterized protein, translated as MEMFHPVLIVVFLGLLQGRPAESAAATENSNVVFTRWGHEGCPNSTSLVYKGVMGSKFHSTVGSFVNYICLPDEPIYGTVETGVQNDRALVYATEYRGSTGPFNVHRYFDVPCAVCKDELHSNIILYPARSDCPSGWDVEYYGFLMSAAYNSQSTEYVCLDVEGARVTGTGSSTNQGMLYPVEVTCNNGAAILCSPYVHGNELSCAVCAY; from the exons ATGGAGATGTTTCATCCTGTGCTTATAGTGGTATTTCTGGGGCTGTTGCAGGGACGTCCAGCCGAAAGCGCCG CTGCCACCGAGAATAGCAATGTAGTGTTCACCAGATGGGGACACGAGGGATGTCCCAACTCTACAAGCCTGGTTTATAAAg GTGTGATGGGAAGTAAATTTCACAGCACCGTTGGCAGCTTCGTGAATTACATATGTCTACCCGATGAGCCGATCTACGGAACGGTAGAGACTGGCGTTCAGAACGATCGGGCTTTGGTCTACGCCACCGAATACCGCGGATCAACGGGTCCTTTCAACGTACACCGCTACTTCGATGTACCCTGCGCCGTTTGCAAGGACGAGCTCCATAGTAACATCATACTGTACCCGGCGCGCAGCGACTGTCCCAGCGGCTGGGATGTCGAGTACTACGGATTTCTGATGTCGGCGGCGTACAATTCCCAGAGCACCGAGTACGTCTGTCTCGACGTCGAGGGTGCTAGAGTGACAGGCACAGGGAGTTCCACAAACCAAGGCATGTTGTACCCCGTTGAAGTGACGTGCAATAACGGGGCGGCTATCCTGTGTTCTCCGTATGTCCATGGCAACGAGTTGTCATGCGCAGTATGTGCATATTGA
- the LOC139123425 gene encoding short-chain collagen C4-like yields the protein MAMILVNVLAAVCFLFLEFTEVSSGGEATSVFGVVFTRWGHNDCPALTTKVYNGVMAGSRHNNSGDGYKYLCLPPVPMYDEVEVEPGMQTDRGYIHHTQYYTPSGPFESKQYQDVPCAVCLDGRHSNVILHPARNNCPTGWAVEYHGYLMVLKRPGHGVCLR from the exons ATGGCCATGATTTTAGTCAATGTTCTGGCTGCCGTCTGTTTTTTATTCCTTGAATTTACAGAAGTGTCCTCGGGAGGGGAAG CAACCTCGGTGTTTGGAGTAGTGTTCACAAGATGGGGCCACAATGACTGTCCGGCGCTGACCACTAAAGTTTACAACG GCGTAATGGCTGGAAGTCGGCATAACAACTCAGGAGACGGCTACAAGTACCTCTGTCTGCCCCCCGTTCCAATGTACGATGAAGTCGAGGTGGAGCCCGGCATGCAGACAGATCGAGGGTATATACACCACACTCAGTACTACACGCCCAGCGGGCCGTTCGAATCCAAGCAGTACCAAGACGTGCCTTGTGCGGTTTGCTTAGACGGGCGGCACAGCAACGTCATCCTCCACCCTGCCAGGAACAACTGTCCCACCGGCTGGGCAGTCGAGTACCACGGCTATCTGATGGTACTCAAGCGACCGGGTCATGGAGTATGTCTGCGTTGA